A window of Brevinema andersonii contains these coding sequences:
- a CDS encoding AAA family ATPase, with translation MINVFSSTEAKQFVATLIGIGGAFQAFGSMTLGPVLENLGKIFKNLVKDMSNFSKGLENAGSDSDIVVGVLAQGFSVVGSVIVGITNNVISLGKALGSLLTLNPVTIKNAFVDLGETMVNSLANAGKEVAKLFDKEHLKKQGAAIGKAMSQASARNYNITIDKINNTTGGWSTPEPNQSDIDASAKRTADLFSQKLKDYMKAHGTEISSNIAGVLDFTDAFSGVFTAGMSKEIENYDQQLADLEKRYSSLYDTISAKQEALSTQKVAEAEAKQERELAAMEEELARLLQRTDAYLSSEEKKKWCELQKNKETMKAEKEKAEAAKKLEEERAALDKKLAQERANLEYAQSVADWENQKVSFEANKKQQLFSSSMAMIRAPIEGMLGILKAGAEDGPVGAAIMTGMVTGVIANIIGSAIQLASAANQSFDVPAPVKSFYTGGVVPLQEGNQFMIGGGDGDGGARHRPRRKPLHRQRRHYTQPASEKPRLKHHRAKHDRADNGP, from the coding sequence TTGATCAATGTATTTTCCTCCACCGAAGCCAAGCAGTTTGTTGCCACTCTCATCGGGATCGGCGGAGCTTTTCAGGCATTCGGGAGCATGACATTGGGTCCCGTGTTAGAGAACCTGGGGAAAATATTCAAAAATCTCGTCAAAGATATGAGTAATTTTTCCAAAGGTTTGGAAAATGCCGGTTCCGACTCGGACATCGTCGTCGGTGTGCTCGCACAAGGTTTTTCCGTAGTCGGCTCCGTGATTGTCGGTATCACGAATAATGTTATATCACTCGGAAAAGCTCTCGGATCTTTATTAACCCTTAATCCGGTTACCATAAAAAATGCGTTTGTGGATTTAGGCGAAACAATGGTAAACTCGCTTGCAAATGCCGGCAAAGAGGTTGCCAAACTATTTGATAAAGAACATCTTAAAAAACAAGGCGCGGCCATAGGCAAAGCCATGAGCCAAGCGTCCGCCCGCAATTATAACATTACTATAGATAAAATCAACAATACAACAGGAGGTTGGTCCACTCCCGAACCGAATCAGAGTGATATCGATGCATCCGCTAAAAGAACTGCCGACCTCTTCAGCCAGAAACTCAAAGACTACATGAAAGCACACGGCACAGAAATCTCTTCCAATATCGCCGGTGTGCTGGACTTTACGGACGCTTTCAGCGGTGTCTTCACTGCGGGCATGAGCAAGGAAATCGAAAACTACGACCAACAGCTCGCCGACCTGGAAAAACGCTATAGCTCACTCTATGATACGATCTCCGCCAAGCAGGAAGCCTTAAGCACCCAAAAAGTCGCCGAAGCCGAAGCCAAACAGGAACGCGAGCTTGCCGCTATGGAAGAGGAGCTGGCACGGCTCTTGCAAAGAACCGACGCTTACCTTTCCTCCGAAGAAAAAAAGAAGTGGTGCGAACTGCAGAAAAACAAAGAAACCATGAAAGCCGAGAAAGAGAAAGCCGAAGCCGCTAAGAAACTGGAAGAAGAGCGAGCCGCTTTGGATAAAAAACTAGCGCAAGAACGGGCCAACCTGGAGTATGCGCAGAGCGTTGCCGATTGGGAAAACCAAAAAGTCTCCTTCGAAGCCAATAAAAAACAGCAGCTTTTCAGTTCGTCCATGGCGATGATCCGCGCGCCGATCGAAGGAATGCTCGGCATCCTCAAAGCCGGAGCCGAAGACGGGCCTGTCGGAGCAGCGATCATGACGGGGATGGTTACCGGAGTAATCGCTAATATCATCGGTTCGGCCATCCAGCTGGCCTCCGCAGCCAACCAAAGCTTTGATGTTCCCGCACCCGTTAAATCCTTCTACACAGGCGGAGTTGTCCCTTTGCAGGAAGGGAATCAGTTCATGATCGGCGGGGGCGATGGGGATGGAGGAGCGCGCCACCGTCCGCGGCGGAAACCTCTACATCGACAACGCCGTCACTACACGCAACCTGCCTCAGAAAAACCAAGGCTTAAGCATCACCGTGCAAAACATGACCGTGCAGACAACGGACCCTGA